A part of Miscanthus floridulus cultivar M001 chromosome 6, ASM1932011v1, whole genome shotgun sequence genomic DNA contains:
- the LOC136460560 gene encoding peroxidase 1-like produces MSVEDMVVLSGSHTIGRSLCASFLAMNRRRLANGTISAAYQALLEALCPPSPGQFDPNTTEIDVSTPAVLDNNYYKLLPLNLGLHFSDDQLIRNATLAPFANAFAANETLWKQKFTAAMIKMGNIEVRTGTTDEIRLNCSVVNPSSSSSAAGVIEMLFPADEVATS; encoded by the coding sequence atgagCGTCGAGGACATGGTGGTGCTGTCGGGCTCCCACACCATCGGCCGCTCCCTCTGCGCCTCCTTCCTGGCCATGAACCGGCGGCGGCTGGCCAACGGGACCATCAGCGCGGCGTACCAGGCGCTGCTGGAGGCGCTGTGCCCGCCCAGCCCGGGCCAGTTCGACCCCAACACCACCGAGATCGACGTTAGCACGCCGGCGGTGCTGGACAACAACTACTACAAGCTGCTGCCGCTCAACCTCGGCCTGCACTTCTCCGACGACCAGCTCATCCGCAACGCCACGCTCGCGCCGTTCGCCAACGCCTTCGCCGCCAACGAGACGCTCTGGAAGCAGAAGTTCACCGCCGCCATGATCAAGATGGGCAACATCGAGGTCAGGACCGGCACCACGGATGAGATCCGCCTCAACTGCAGCGTCGTCAAcccgtcatcgtcgtcatcggcCGCCGGGGTGATCGAGATGCTGTTCCCGGCAGACGAGGTTGCCACGAGCTGA
- the LOC136458212 gene encoding peroxidase 1-like, translating to MTTGARGYFFVTAVAVVLALLPASAIAAGLKVGFYNKSCPSAEALVQQAVAAAFKNNSGIAAGLIRLHFHDCFVRGCDGSVLIDSTANNTAEKDAVPNNPSLRGFEVIDAAKTAIEARCPKTVSCADILAFAARDSVALASGNSSNLTYKVPAGRRDGRVSRDTDANSNLPSPLSSAAELVGNFTRKNLTAEDMVVLSGAHTVGRSHCSSFTNRLYGFSNASDVDPAISSAYAFLLRSICPSNSSRFFPNTTTDMDLITPAELDNKYYVGLTNNLGLFTSDQALLTNATLKKSVDEFVKSDSKWKSKFAKSMVKMGNIEVLTGTQGEIRLNCRVINNGSSSAGFELHMTTDSAQEELADIAAN from the exons ATGACGACGGGTGCGCGTGGCTACTTCTTCGTCACCGCGGTTGCCGTCGTCCTTGCGCTTCTCCCGGCCAGCGCCATAGCCGCCGGCCTCAAGGTCGGCTTCTACAAcaagtcatgcccatcggcggagGCCCTGGTGCAGCAGGCGGTCGCTGCCGCCTTCAAGAACAACAGCGGCATCGCCGCCGGCCTCATCCGCCTGCACTTCCATGACTGCTTCGTCAGG GGCTGCGACGGCTCGGTGCTGATCGACTCGACGGCGAACAACACGGCGGAGAAGGACGCGGTCCCGAACAACCCGAGCCTTCGTGGCTTCGAGGTCATCGACGCGGCCAAGACGGCGATCGAGGCGCGGTGCCCCAAGACGGTCTCGTGCGCCGACATCCTGGCGTTCGCGGCGCGGGACAGCGTCGCGCTGGCATCGGGGAACAGCAGCAACCTGACGTACAAGGTCCCCGCGGGGCGGCGCGACGGGCGGGTGTCCAGGGACACGGACGCCAACAGCAACCTTCCCTCGCCGCTCTCCAGCGCCGCCGAGCTCGTCGGCAACTTCACGCGCAAGAACCTCACCGCCGAGGACATGGTGGTGCTCTCCGGCGCGCACACCGTCGGCCGCTCCCACTGCTCCTCCTTCACCAACCGCCTCTACGGCTTCAGCAACGCCAGCGACGTCGACCCGGCCATCAGCTCCGCCTACGCCTTCCTGCTCAGGAGCATCTGcccctccaacagcagccggTTCTTCCCCAACACCACCACGGACATGGATCTCATCACGCCCGCGGAGCTCGACAACAAGTACTACGTGGGGCTCACCAACAACCTCGGCCTCTTCACGTCGGACCAGGCGCTGCTCACCAACGCCACGCTCAAGAAGTCCGTCGATGAGTTCGTCAAGAGCGACAGCAAGTGGAAGAGCAAGTTCGCCAAGTCCATGGTCAAGATGGGCAACATCGAGGTGCTCACGGGAACGCAGGGGGAGATCAGGCTCAACTGCAGGGTCATCAACAACGGCAGCAGCAGCGCTGGATTCGAGCTTCACATGACAACCGACTCTGCCCAGGAGGAATTAGCCGACATTGCAGCCAACTAG